The Noviherbaspirillum saxi genome includes a window with the following:
- a CDS encoding acyltransferase family protein has product MNPALHPAYRPDIDGLRAVAVLAVITFHASSALLPGGFVGVDIFFVISGFLITGLIAKGLDTGSFSFTEFYTRRIKRIFPSFILVAATTLVVSSYLLIPNDYIFYTTSLAASWVFVSNVFFSMLSWGYFGQRTEEFPLLHTWSLSVEEQFYFFFPVLLIVLYRYARQYIIAVLLVLGSVFALFSELKTDQIKSYFLLTSRAHELIIGALAYFVAQKYPTRSPALANVFAVAGTTLILGSLFVLGKGSSFPGINSLYPCIGTALIIYACTGDNALKPALSSRPFVAIGLISYSLYLWHWPIFSFLRYRRIEITPAVGVAAIALSFLLSWLTWKFVESPIRRNKRIQFKRAFVRMYLLPAAAFMAVGLYSYVTEGAPLRFSQAMRELISSYSFERDLTRSCSVRAEDYRKITMDYLLTNCALGDTSQAKAEVLLMGDSHAHHFKPFVDQLSKAAGLKAVYHVQGACFPTALQATDKHPEQGPSTCQQRNADLLELAGKVQYVVMAGFWASEPWRDLEKEMMFVTGKVAEAGAIPVIFKDNPYFEPDLSQCILHRTRGWIPADRNCNIPFSFVRQSQESIDGIIDRVQEKYPKTVVIDPKKILCTSTECITYLGKVALYKDANHINAKASKLLGDQYLIRVGNPLAGPGLCCQQMKSMPIWHRD; this is encoded by the coding sequence ATGAACCCTGCCCTTCATCCAGCATATCGCCCCGACATCGATGGCTTGCGCGCGGTCGCGGTGCTCGCCGTCATTACGTTTCATGCAAGCTCTGCGCTACTGCCCGGCGGCTTTGTCGGGGTCGACATATTTTTCGTGATTTCGGGCTTTCTTATTACCGGCCTGATTGCAAAAGGCCTCGATACCGGAAGCTTCAGTTTCACCGAGTTTTACACACGCAGGATCAAGCGCATTTTTCCCTCCTTTATCCTGGTGGCCGCGACAACACTCGTCGTGTCAAGCTACCTGCTGATCCCGAACGACTATATTTTTTATACCACGTCGCTGGCGGCTTCCTGGGTCTTTGTATCGAATGTTTTTTTTTCGATGCTGAGCTGGGGTTACTTCGGACAACGAACCGAAGAATTCCCCTTGCTGCATACCTGGTCGCTATCGGTGGAAGAACAGTTCTACTTTTTTTTTCCGGTTCTGCTCATTGTGCTTTACCGCTACGCGCGCCAGTACATTATTGCTGTCCTGCTGGTGCTCGGAAGTGTCTTCGCGCTCTTTTCCGAACTGAAGACGGATCAAATCAAATCGTATTTCCTTCTGACTTCACGTGCGCATGAACTGATCATCGGCGCGCTTGCGTATTTCGTCGCGCAAAAATATCCTACGCGTTCGCCAGCCTTAGCCAATGTATTCGCAGTCGCGGGGACGACGCTGATACTTGGGTCGCTCTTCGTGCTAGGAAAGGGCTCCTCCTTCCCCGGCATCAATTCGCTGTATCCCTGCATTGGCACGGCACTGATCATCTATGCCTGCACCGGAGACAATGCGCTCAAACCTGCGTTGAGCAGCAGACCATTCGTTGCGATCGGCCTAATTTCCTATTCACTTTATCTGTGGCATTGGCCGATTTTTTCCTTTTTACGTTATCGCCGTATCGAGATCACCCCGGCGGTCGGCGTTGCCGCAATTGCGCTGTCCTTCCTGTTGTCATGGCTGACATGGAAATTCGTCGAAAGCCCGATTCGGCGCAACAAAAGGATCCAGTTCAAGCGTGCATTCGTCCGGATGTATTTGCTGCCGGCCGCTGCGTTCATGGCAGTCGGGCTGTACTCCTACGTCACCGAAGGTGCGCCGCTACGCTTTTCGCAAGCGATGCGCGAGCTGATTTCGAGCTACTCCTTTGAACGCGACCTCACCCGGTCCTGCTCGGTTCGCGCCGAGGACTACCGCAAGATCACGATGGATTATCTGCTGACAAATTGCGCCTTGGGCGATACCTCGCAGGCAAAGGCGGAAGTATTGCTGATGGGCGACTCGCATGCCCATCACTTCAAACCCTTCGTGGATCAGTTGTCGAAGGCCGCCGGTCTCAAGGCGGTATATCACGTGCAGGGCGCCTGCTTTCCCACTGCGCTGCAGGCAACGGACAAGCATCCGGAACAGGGGCCTTCCACTTGCCAGCAACGCAATGCCGACTTGCTGGAACTGGCGGGCAAAGTCCAGTATGTCGTCATGGCCGGGTTCTGGGCATCTGAGCCGTGGCGCGATCTTGAAAAGGAAATGATGTTCGTCACCGGCAAGGTTGCGGAGGCTGGCGCGATCCCAGTCATCTTCAAGGACAACCCTTACTTTGAACCGGACCTGTCGCAATGCATTCTCCACCGGACCCGCGGCTGGATACCGGCTGACCGCAACTGCAATATCCCGTTTTCCTTCGTCAGGCAAAGCCAGGAATCGATCGACGGCATCATCGATCGGGTACAGGAAAAATATCCGAAAACCGTCGTGATCGATCCCAAGAAGATTCTGTGCACGAGCACCGAATGCATAACCTACCTGGGCAAAGTCGCGCTCTACAAGGACGCCAATCACATCAATGCCAAGGCGTCCAAGCTACTGGGCGATCAGTATCTGATACGTGTCGGAAATCCGCTTGCCGGTCCGGGGCTCTGTTGCCAGCAAATGAAGAGCATGCCAATCTGGCACAGGGACTGA
- a CDS encoding WecB/TagA/CpsF family glycosyltransferase → MPRKGQAVLEAFIDAVSWEEAVGRITRWGAAHESRYVCICNVHSVVTTTSDVEFKIAVNNADMATPDGAPIAWALRKLGHPAQERINGPDLMMRYLAQAEPLGQTVFFYGSTDGTLTKLRLALAKQFPGLRIGGAYSPPFRPLSLEEDEKIIDMINNSGANVVFVGLGCPKQEKWMADHRGRINAVMIGVGAAFDYHAGVIKRAPIWWQRNGLEWLYRLGSEPRRLFKRYMVTNTLFVVGFLRQFVMTKLPLRDA, encoded by the coding sequence ATGCCGCGTAAGGGCCAAGCCGTCCTGGAAGCCTTCATTGACGCCGTATCATGGGAGGAAGCCGTAGGCCGGATAACCCGCTGGGGAGCGGCGCACGAGTCGCGTTACGTATGTATTTGCAATGTTCATTCCGTGGTCACCACAACGAGTGATGTCGAATTCAAGATCGCAGTGAACAATGCAGATATGGCGACCCCGGACGGCGCACCGATCGCGTGGGCGCTGCGCAAACTCGGCCATCCTGCTCAGGAACGCATCAACGGCCCAGACCTTATGATGCGATATCTCGCGCAAGCCGAACCGCTGGGTCAGACCGTGTTCTTCTATGGCAGCACTGACGGGACCCTGACCAAACTGCGCCTCGCTCTGGCAAAACAGTTCCCCGGCCTGCGTATAGGCGGCGCCTATTCGCCACCGTTTCGCCCCCTGTCACTTGAGGAAGATGAAAAAATTATCGACATGATCAACAACTCCGGCGCCAATGTCGTGTTCGTCGGTCTGGGTTGCCCCAAGCAGGAAAAGTGGATGGCCGACCATCGCGGACGCATCAACGCAGTGATGATTGGTGTCGGTGCTGCATTCGATTACCATGCCGGCGTGATCAAGCGTGCTCCGATCTGGTGGCAGCGTAATGGCCTGGAATGGCTATACCGCCTCGGCTCGGAACCGCGCCGGCTATTCAAGCGCTATATGGTGACCAACACACTGTTCGTTGTGGGTTTCCTGCGCCAATTCGTCATGACGAAACTTCCTCTGCGCGACGCCTGA
- a CDS encoding glycosyltransferase gives MKILVAHNAYQHRGGEDAVVDAEVALLRGYGHQVEIYQQHNDALNSMPRALAAATTIWSHRSTGDIDALCERFQPDVIHVHNTFPLISPSLYWAAAKRRVPVVQTLHNFRLLCPQAIFLREGKVCEDCIGKVPWRSVTRKCYRESAVQSAVVTGMLTTHRVIGTYRDRVTRYIALNEFARSKYVEGGLPASRFRIKPNFVASAAVPGWRARNGGMYVGRLSSEKGLDVLADAVRRMPGIAVEVIGSGPLEPLARAAFGERCLGFRPLEDIMNRMGSAQYLVLPSICYENSPRTIVEAFSCGLPVIASRLGALIDIVRDGETGLLFNPGDAADLAEKMAWAAAHPEQMKRMGQAARAEYEALYTPERNYEMLMDIYEDAISTLRRERDAA, from the coding sequence ATGAAGATCCTGGTTGCGCACAATGCCTATCAGCATCGCGGCGGAGAAGACGCTGTCGTCGATGCGGAAGTCGCGCTGCTGCGCGGCTATGGCCACCAGGTGGAGATCTACCAGCAGCATAACGATGCACTCAATTCCATGCCGCGTGCATTGGCAGCGGCGACGACGATCTGGTCGCACCGATCCACTGGCGACATCGATGCCTTATGCGAACGCTTCCAGCCTGACGTGATCCATGTGCACAATACCTTCCCGCTGATTTCGCCTTCACTGTACTGGGCCGCCGCAAAACGACGCGTGCCAGTCGTACAGACGCTGCACAACTTCCGTCTGCTTTGTCCGCAGGCGATCTTTCTGCGCGAAGGAAAGGTGTGCGAAGACTGCATCGGCAAAGTGCCATGGCGATCGGTAACCCGAAAATGCTACCGTGAATCCGCCGTGCAATCGGCCGTGGTCACCGGCATGCTGACCACTCATCGTGTCATCGGCACTTACCGCGACCGGGTCACCCGTTACATCGCCCTCAATGAATTTGCACGTTCCAAGTATGTGGAAGGCGGTCTTCCGGCCAGTCGTTTCCGCATCAAGCCAAATTTCGTCGCTTCCGCGGCTGTCCCGGGCTGGCGCGCACGCAACGGCGGCATGTACGTAGGCAGATTGTCATCCGAAAAAGGACTCGACGTTCTCGCGGATGCCGTACGCCGCATGCCGGGGATTGCAGTCGAGGTTATCGGCAGCGGACCACTCGAACCGCTGGCGCGTGCAGCCTTCGGCGAGCGCTGCCTCGGCTTCCGTCCGCTGGAAGACATCATGAATCGCATGGGCAGCGCCCAGTATCTGGTGCTGCCAAGCATCTGCTATGAGAACTCGCCGCGCACGATCGTCGAAGCCTTCTCCTGCGGATTGCCTGTGATCGCAAGCCGTCTGGGCGCATTGATCGACATCGTGCGCGATGGCGAGACAGGACTTTTGTTCAATCCGGGTGATGCCGCCGACCTTGCCGAAAAGATGGCATGGGCGGCTGCGCATCCTGAGCAAATGAAGCGCATGGGTCAGGCTGCCCGTGCGGAATATGAGGCGCTGTACACGCCTGAACGCAATTATGAAATGCTGATGGATATATATGAAGATGCAATTTCCACACTTCGAAGAGAACGCGATGCCGCGTAA
- a CDS encoding glycosyltransferase family 2 protein, protein MILATVGRTDELARLFESLAAQTYSNFEVIVVDQNDDDRLLPHLDRARYLGISVRHLRHHPANLAAARNVGIEAATGKWIGFPDDDCWYSPRLLDRLATRFAAVDEPDGIIVRWVEQDEQPLSAADLSWERSRAFRDIPVSSITLFCNRALFKEIGGFDSRLGVGQWFGAGEETDFAMRALRGGAHFTYEPLGEVHHAVNPHKPQANRQTRTAVRHRARGTGALYAKHHLPAWVILRGLVAPLLRPLLKGSFGAELALGYDTMMGRIDGMLGWRRRHS, encoded by the coding sequence TTGATCCTTGCTACCGTCGGCCGCACCGACGAACTGGCCCGTCTGTTCGAATCGCTGGCCGCGCAAACCTACAGCAATTTTGAAGTCATCGTCGTCGACCAGAACGATGATGACCGCCTGCTGCCGCACCTGGACCGTGCCCGTTACCTCGGCATCTCGGTGCGCCACCTGCGGCATCATCCGGCCAATCTGGCGGCTGCCCGCAATGTCGGCATTGAAGCCGCCACCGGCAAATGGATAGGCTTTCCGGATGATGACTGCTGGTATTCGCCGCGTCTTCTGGATCGTCTCGCCACACGCTTTGCCGCAGTGGATGAGCCGGACGGCATTATCGTGCGCTGGGTCGAGCAGGATGAGCAGCCGCTGTCGGCGGCCGACCTGTCCTGGGAACGGTCACGGGCATTTCGCGATATTCCTGTCAGTTCGATCACTCTTTTTTGCAATCGCGCCCTGTTCAAAGAAATCGGCGGATTCGATAGCCGGCTGGGCGTCGGCCAATGGTTCGGCGCCGGGGAAGAAACCGACTTCGCCATGCGGGCGTTGCGCGGCGGCGCACACTTCACCTACGAACCGTTGGGTGAAGTCCACCATGCTGTCAACCCGCACAAGCCGCAAGCCAATCGCCAGACCCGCACCGCAGTCCGTCATCGTGCACGCGGCACCGGCGCACTCTATGCCAAACATCATCTGCCTGCCTGGGTAATCCTGCGCGGACTCGTGGCCCCGCTCCTTCGTCCGCTGCTCAAAGGCTCGTTCGGCGCCGAACTGGCGCTCGGCTATGACACCATGATGGGCCGCATCGACGGCATGCTTGGCTGGCGCCGTCGGCACTCCTGA
- a CDS encoding glycosyltransferase family 2 protein has product MALTFSVITCTWNSATYLQESIASLLAQDHPDIEYIFVDGGSTDGTLEQIRALDRPYQLLENVRGGVSRAMNEGLRVATGDVIAYIHSDDYYLRPDVLSRVARHLEETGRQWLFGRTMTLLDGKLYPDGYIAPRFSYHQLLRGNFIPHPATFVRRELMLRAGGFSTDLKYAMDYDLWLKLAKLADPVQLDEPLAAFREHEGSLSSSSRTRLAAMTEDFRVRLAYASKNPVERLAHYARYFVRRQRVIHAKGNA; this is encoded by the coding sequence ATGGCGCTTACTTTTTCTGTCATTACCTGTACCTGGAATAGCGCAACTTACCTGCAAGAGTCGATCGCCTCGTTACTCGCCCAGGACCATCCCGATATCGAATACATTTTCGTCGATGGCGGCTCCACCGATGGCACTCTGGAGCAGATCCGCGCGCTTGACCGCCCTTATCAGCTGCTCGAAAACGTGCGTGGCGGCGTCAGTCGCGCAATGAACGAAGGTCTGCGCGTAGCCACCGGCGATGTGATCGCCTATATCCATTCCGACGATTATTACCTGCGACCGGATGTATTGTCGCGCGTTGCACGTCATCTGGAAGAGACCGGCCGCCAATGGCTGTTCGGCCGCACCATGACCTTGCTTGACGGAAAACTCTACCCGGATGGCTATATCGCGCCACGTTTCAGCTATCACCAGCTCTTGCGCGGCAACTTTATTCCCCATCCGGCGACCTTTGTCAGACGCGAACTCATGCTGCGCGCCGGCGGATTCTCGACCGACCTGAAATATGCAATGGATTACGACCTGTGGCTGAAGCTCGCAAAGCTTGCCGACCCGGTGCAACTGGACGAGCCTCTGGCGGCTTTTCGCGAACATGAAGGCAGCCTGTCAAGTTCGTCGCGCACCCGTCTTGCCGCAATGACGGAAGACTTTCGGGTAAGGCTCGCCTATGCCAGTAAGAATCCGGTCGAACGTCTTGCTCATTACGCCCGTTACTTCGTACGTCGCCAGCGCGTCATCCATGCCAAGGGGAATGCATGA
- a CDS encoding glycosyltransferase family 4 protein, whose amino-acid sequence MRILLVSEDIPYPNMGGLAKHVLNLARALVRAGHQVDLMGNTDHPIDVCGEEGEFGGNFFGELSGQHAGWKEISFGVFMPLKRTAIAKNFARLIMRRARQYDVIHYHGHIPNLAKFLPADLNFVQTRHDQGSDCFKHTRFRNGEACSTQDPSVCAQCIADHPNMIQRAVSTAAVIRYRKEVAESFHAHKTVFVSEMLRHNLTRTLGPGEWGVTVHNFVDRAKLETIRQASEPSPATGTFQVFLAAKVYPAKGVEPFLKALAPRLPAHMQVTIAGDGPDEPRLRAEFESSQIRFLGWCSPEQTLKLAASANAVVVPSVWEEPCATTVLEGLFLGKPTFALRRGGTPELARYVAEPGQLRLHEDMESLVADLIGFDPSTRYGYALEGLGCADSAAQQLLEIYQQPSRHPISSTS is encoded by the coding sequence ATGCGCATCCTTCTTGTCAGTGAAGACATTCCCTACCCGAACATGGGCGGCCTTGCCAAGCATGTGCTCAATCTTGCGCGAGCATTGGTTCGCGCCGGCCATCAGGTCGATCTGATGGGCAATACCGATCATCCTATCGACGTATGCGGCGAGGAAGGCGAATTCGGCGGCAACTTCTTCGGCGAGCTGAGCGGCCAGCACGCCGGCTGGAAAGAAATCAGTTTCGGCGTGTTCATGCCGCTCAAGCGCACCGCGATCGCAAAGAACTTTGCCCGCCTCATCATGCGCCGTGCCCGGCAATATGACGTGATCCATTACCACGGGCATATTCCGAATCTTGCGAAATTCCTGCCAGCCGACCTCAATTTCGTGCAAACGCGGCATGACCAGGGCAGCGACTGTTTCAAGCACACGCGCTTTCGCAACGGCGAAGCCTGCAGCACGCAGGATCCGTCCGTTTGCGCACAATGCATTGCCGATCATCCGAACATGATTCAGCGCGCGGTGTCGACCGCTGCCGTCATACGTTATCGCAAGGAGGTTGCGGAAAGCTTCCATGCGCACAAGACCGTATTCGTGTCCGAGATGTTGCGCCACAATCTGACGCGTACGCTCGGACCCGGCGAATGGGGTGTCACGGTCCACAATTTCGTCGATCGCGCCAAGCTCGAAACCATCCGTCAGGCATCTGAACCGTCCCCTGCGACAGGAACGTTCCAGGTGTTTCTTGCGGCGAAGGTGTATCCGGCCAAGGGCGTTGAGCCGTTCCTGAAGGCCCTTGCACCGAGACTACCGGCCCATATGCAAGTCACCATCGCCGGCGATGGTCCGGACGAGCCCCGTCTGCGTGCGGAGTTCGAGAGCAGCCAGATTCGCTTCCTGGGTTGGTGCTCACCGGAGCAGACGCTGAAACTGGCGGCGTCCGCGAACGCGGTTGTGGTCCCTTCGGTCTGGGAAGAACCCTGCGCGACAACGGTGCTGGAAGGCTTATTCCTTGGCAAGCCGACGTTTGCCCTGCGGCGCGGCGGTACACCAGAACTGGCTCGCTATGTCGCCGAACCGGGTCAGCTGCGGCTGCATGAAGACATGGAATCCCTGGTCGCCGACCTGATCGGCTTCGACCCGTCAACGCGATACGGATATGCGCTGGAAGGCCTGGGATGTGCCGACAGCGCAGCGCAGCAATTGCTGGAAATTTACCAGCAGCCATCCCGTCATCCCATCAGCTCCACCAGTTGA
- a CDS encoding oligosaccharide flippase family protein, with protein MLLRNSLWNLSGSAIPMVVALATVPLLIGALGVEGFGIVTLVGSIIGYFGVLDINLSAGSIKYLAEHHAADDRERFAETFWFGILFYGCLGLLGAFGIFFVADMLVARFFEVSPEMREQTIMAFQLAGLGFALTQAQNYLMVVPQALQRYDRSAQSEAFFGILVNLASVAAALAGTGVVGVIVARVCVSALNVLYLIWLIRSFDLMLSPRWPRQDVRSALTSFSAYAYLSKIASTLHQHADKLIVGALAGPVALTFYTVPVTLAGRILGLTYRLSSVIYPRASALAGAGRINELRPVYLGVTRYVTYINLAALGVIVLAGDEFLRRWVGEEFVSLGYPVLVLMTLALLVDSLTNVPSMVNDALGHPRITGRFALANGVSGVAMVYIGTMTGGIIGAATGHLLSSLLLGLGFLLFVHGRTVPITFLDSLRSGFGRSLGIGAAIICVLVPLKWLVPGGLVSTIAIVSAALVTLGVAGLFFIVSVDERAAMLSMARRFRF; from the coding sequence ATGCTGTTGCGTAACTCCCTCTGGAATCTCAGCGGCTCCGCCATTCCGATGGTGGTAGCACTGGCCACCGTGCCGCTGCTGATCGGTGCGCTGGGCGTGGAAGGCTTCGGCATCGTCACCCTGGTCGGCTCGATCATCGGTTACTTCGGAGTGCTCGATATCAATCTGAGCGCCGGGTCGATCAAGTACCTGGCGGAGCATCATGCGGCCGATGACCGCGAACGCTTCGCGGAAACTTTCTGGTTCGGTATTCTGTTCTATGGCTGCCTTGGCCTTTTGGGCGCTTTCGGCATCTTTTTTGTCGCAGATATGCTGGTGGCGCGCTTCTTTGAAGTATCGCCGGAGATGCGCGAGCAGACCATCATGGCGTTCCAGCTGGCCGGGCTTGGCTTTGCATTGACGCAAGCCCAGAACTATCTGATGGTCGTCCCTCAGGCCTTGCAGCGCTATGACCGTTCCGCCCAGAGCGAAGCATTTTTCGGCATCCTGGTCAATCTGGCATCGGTGGCCGCTGCGCTCGCCGGCACGGGCGTGGTCGGCGTGATTGTCGCGCGGGTCTGTGTGTCCGCACTCAACGTGCTTTATCTGATCTGGCTGATACGCAGCTTCGATCTCATGCTGTCGCCGCGCTGGCCGCGCCAGGATGTACGCTCCGCCCTCACCTCGTTCAGCGCTTACGCCTACCTGAGCAAGATTGCATCGACTCTGCACCAGCATGCCGACAAGCTGATCGTCGGCGCCCTTGCCGGTCCGGTGGCGCTGACTTTTTATACCGTTCCGGTGACGCTGGCCGGCCGCATACTCGGCCTGACCTACCGGCTGTCCAGCGTTATTTACCCCCGCGCCTCGGCACTGGCCGGCGCCGGCCGCATCAATGAGTTGCGTCCGGTTTATCTAGGCGTGACGCGCTACGTCACCTACATCAATCTGGCGGCGCTCGGCGTGATCGTGCTGGCCGGAGACGAATTCCTGCGACGCTGGGTGGGAGAAGAATTCGTGTCCCTGGGCTATCCGGTACTGGTGCTGATGACACTGGCGCTGCTGGTCGACTCATTGACCAATGTGCCGTCGATGGTCAACGATGCGCTCGGACATCCGCGCATCACCGGACGCTTTGCGCTGGCCAATGGCGTCTCCGGCGTCGCCATGGTGTATATCGGCACGATGACAGGCGGCATCATCGGCGCGGCAACGGGTCACCTGCTGTCCTCTCTGTTGCTGGGCCTTGGCTTCTTGCTGTTTGTCCATGGCCGCACAGTGCCGATCACCTTCCTGGATAGCCTGCGCAGCGGGTTTGGCCGCAGCCTTGGCATCGGCGCGGCAATCATTTGCGTACTGGTGCCATTGAAGTGGCTGGTTCCCGGCGGCCTGGTCAGCACCATCGCGATCGTTTCGGCCGCTCTGGTGACGCTTGGCGTGGCCGGCCTGTTTTTCATCGTCAGCGTCGACGAGCGTGCCGCCATGTTGTCGATGGCGCGGCGCTTCCGATTCTGA
- a CDS encoding O-antigen ligase family protein — MITPDLLTPSEVLTNLIAALFVIPIIVGFVIKAPKWVVLGFIGILFSFSDSTWGELRSQGGNIYSRGVGLFYFSLLNLILFTAGAALLIKRLANPYGPRMAPPMAKYFGAFAFLLAGHVVAGLLLGIDLDVILGQSGFINVLNMLMFMFLIISAFESDRDMTRLLFMILAIAVVRGAFGGVRYFLFDGDTANPYRNFEGLNIKIFFFDISDNFVAALAAFCAAWLLASPKVKLNIFTKVFLLGVLCLEVAAVALSFRRSSLIGLGLMFVFLFLRLPGQRKFFFALIAAALLAAVASVFFQHRLQFSTVNDGGILQSLFYDIAPSRGGIKDNRFYELYAAAQSMEGHWLFGRGTWGTFSGDRELLSYHGDDFGFVHSGFGHMILKTGFVGLALFLGMLVTYVMFYLRHRHSLAGNARLVADAGFAGFLFWIPTLLIGTPIIEFRTMLLMGLSLAMPFIAVGLQRYQAPSYQVQAHYAVA; from the coding sequence ATGATTACACCTGACCTGCTTACACCTTCCGAAGTGCTGACGAACCTGATCGCCGCCTTGTTCGTGATCCCGATCATCGTCGGCTTCGTCATCAAGGCGCCCAAATGGGTCGTGCTCGGATTCATCGGTATTCTGTTCAGCTTTTCGGATTCGACATGGGGCGAGCTGCGTTCCCAAGGCGGCAACATTTATTCGCGCGGCGTCGGTCTCTTCTACTTCTCGCTGTTGAATCTGATTCTGTTCACCGCGGGCGCTGCCTTGCTGATCAAGCGGCTTGCCAATCCCTATGGCCCGCGCATGGCTCCGCCCATGGCGAAGTACTTCGGTGCCTTTGCCTTTTTGCTGGCAGGCCACGTCGTCGCCGGGCTCCTCCTCGGAATCGATCTCGACGTCATTCTCGGCCAGAGCGGATTCATCAATGTGCTAAACATGCTGATGTTTATGTTCCTGATCATCAGCGCATTCGAGAGCGACCGCGACATGACCAGGCTGCTGTTCATGATTCTCGCCATCGCTGTCGTACGCGGAGCCTTTGGCGGCGTCCGTTATTTCTTGTTCGATGGCGATACCGCGAATCCCTACCGCAACTTCGAAGGCCTCAACATCAAGATTTTCTTCTTTGATATCAGCGATAACTTTGTTGCGGCATTGGCAGCGTTCTGTGCTGCATGGCTGCTGGCTTCACCGAAGGTGAAGCTCAATATCTTCACGAAGGTTTTTCTGCTCGGCGTGCTATGTCTCGAAGTCGCAGCCGTGGCGCTCTCGTTCCGCCGTTCTTCCCTGATCGGCCTGGGATTGATGTTCGTATTCCTGTTCCTGCGCCTGCCAGGCCAGCGCAAGTTTTTCTTCGCGTTGATTGCAGCGGCCTTGCTGGCCGCCGTCGCTTCGGTTTTCTTCCAGCATCGCCTGCAGTTCAGTACCGTCAATGACGGCGGCATCCTGCAGTCCCTGTTCTATGACATTGCGCCGTCGCGCGGGGGCATCAAGGACAATCGCTTCTACGAACTGTATGCAGCTGCGCAGAGCATGGAAGGACACTGGTTGTTTGGCCGCGGCACCTGGGGCACCTTCAGCGGCGACCGGGAACTGCTTTCTTACCACGGCGACGACTTCGGCTTCGTCCACAGCGGTTTCGGACATATGATCCTGAAGACCGGGTTTGTCGGGCTTGCGTTGTTCCTAGGCATGCTGGTCACCTATGTCATGTTTTACCTCCGACACAGACATTCTTTGGCCGGCAACGCGCGACTCGTCGCCGATGCGGGTTTTGCCGGGTTCCTATTCTGGATTCCCACGCTCCTGATCGGTACTCCGATTATTGAATTCCGCACCATGCTGCTGATGGGACTGAGCCTGGCAATGCCCTTCATCGCCGTAGGCCTGCAGCGCTATCAGGCTCCCAGCTATCAAGTACAGGCCCATTATGCTGTTGCGTAA